A single genomic interval of Selenobaculum gibii harbors:
- a CDS encoding hemagglutinin repeat-containing protein, giving the protein MRYDVSIVTDNLLCENIKAPGQDTNIIGSKLEGETIKMEVGKDLNIESLQEKETYDEKNKSASISISAGSINGSASQGKTNSNYESVTDQAGIHAGQGGFDIEVGKNTDLKGAVIASEATPDKNKLSTDTLTYSDIENKAEYSANSIGVNINTDKNAKLNEKGITPNIGTPAKGEAESTTKSAIAEGTIEIRSNPNQDLSGLSRDTQNALNELGKIFDKKKVEEQQELANLFGQIAFEEVHKISYRAKDAAQKELDKAKDIGDGSFCLEKAVLV; this is encoded by the coding sequence TTGCGGTACGATGTTTCAATCGTTACTGACAACCTCCTTTGTGAAAATATCAAAGCACCCGGACAAGACACCAACATCATCGGCAGTAAACTCGAAGGCGAAACCATAAAAATGGAAGTCGGCAAAGATTTAAACATCGAAAGCCTTCAAGAAAAAGAAACCTATGATGAAAAGAACAAATCAGCAAGCATCAGCATAAGTGCAGGAAGCATAAATGGCTCAGCAAGCCAAGGCAAAACCAACTCCAACTACGAAAGTGTAACAGACCAAGCCGGTATCCACGCAGGACAAGGTGGATTTGACATCGAAGTAGGCAAAAACACCGACCTAAAAGGAGCGGTAATAGCAAGTGAAGCTACGCCAGATAAAAATAAATTATCAACAGATACGCTAACCTACTCAGATATAGAAAATAAAGCAGAATATAGTGCAAATAGTATAGGGGTTAATATAAATACAGACAAAAATGCAAAACTAAACGAAAAAGGAATCACCCCAAATATAGGAACACCAGCCAAAGGAGAAGCAGAATCCACAACAAAATCCGCAATAGCAGAAGGAACAATAGAAATAAGGAGCAATCCAAACCAAGACCTAAGTGGACTAAGCAGAGACACCCAAAATGCACTAAACGAACTAGGAAAAATCTTCGACAAGAAAAAAGTAGAAGAACAACAAGAGCTAGCAAACCTATTTGGGCAAATTGCATTTGAAGAAGTACATAAAATCTCATATAGAGCCAAAGACGCAGCACAAAAAGAATTAGACAAAGCAAAAGACATAGGGGACGGTTCTTTTTGTCTTGAAAAAGCTGTTTTGGTATGA
- a CDS encoding REP-associated tyrosine transposase, translating into MPRQQRDRSNTGYYHIMIRGNDKKDIFIDEQDKIYFIEILKTKKEENRYGLIAFCIMDNHAHLILQEKEEDIANIMKRINISYVFYFNKKYKRIGHLFQDRYKSQKIEEDSYLLMATRYIHQNPVKAGIVNKAEQYKWSSYKAYIGKDEDLAKEIDKGLVLGILAENKSEAIKELEKFTNMDGNDIFIDIDVKANRMEENQAMKLWDELNEKENPLEEKLKTFRAETNLPLRKLAEITGINDEVTMRMIPPKR; encoded by the coding sequence ATGCCAAGACAGCAAAGAGATAGAAGTAATACAGGATATTATCACATAATGATAAGAGGCAATGACAAAAAAGATATATTCATAGATGAACAAGATAAAATCTACTTTATAGAAATACTAAAAACTAAAAAAGAAGAAAATAGATACGGACTAATAGCCTTTTGTATAATGGATAATCATGCCCATTTAATACTACAAGAAAAAGAAGAAGACATAGCTAATATTATGAAACGAATAAATATTAGCTATGTCTTTTACTTTAATAAAAAATATAAAAGAATAGGACACCTATTTCAAGATAGATATAAAAGTCAAAAAATAGAAGAAGATAGTTACTTATTAATGGCAACAAGATACATACATCAAAACCCCGTTAAAGCAGGAATAGTAAATAAAGCCGAACAATATAAATGGAGCAGTTATAAAGCATATATAGGAAAAGATGAAGACTTGGCAAAAGAAATAGATAAAGGGCTAGTATTAGGAATACTAGCAGAAAATAAAAGCGAGGCAATAAAAGAATTAGAAAAATTCACAAATATGGATGGAAATGATATATTTATTGATATAGATGTAAAGGCAAATAGGATGGAAGAAAATCAAGCAATGAAATTATGGGATGAGCTTAATGAAAAAGAAAACCCATTAGAAGAAAAGTTAAAAACATTTAGAGCAGAAACAAATTTGCCACTAAGAAAATTAGCAGAAATAACAGGTATTAATGATGAAGTAACTATGCGTATGATTCCGCCCAAAAGATAG
- a CDS encoding hemagglutinin repeat-containing protein: protein MGIGGISGINAGYNKANGEVKENAETHVASTITAKDTLATKSGQDTNIIGSKLEGETMHII from the coding sequence ATCGGAATAGGTGGAATAAGTGGAATCAATGCAGGCTATAACAAAGCCAACGGCGAAGTAAAAGAAAACGCAGAAACACACGTAGCAAGCACAATCACAGCAAAAGATACACTTGCCACAAAATCCGGACAAGACACCAACATCATCGGCAGTAAACTCGAAGGCGAAACCATGCATATAATTTAG
- a CDS encoding DNA/RNA non-specific endonuclease has translation MNSTLNRSEYKSLENTWKSALQEGKDVTVEVKPIYDGASVRPSQFGVDYTINGEKFRVELTNYKE, from the coding sequence ATGAATTCTACGCTAAATAGGAGTGAATATAAATCGCTGGAAAATACTTGGAAGAGTGCCTTGCAGGAAGGAAAAGATGTTACAGTTGAAGTGAAACCAATATATGATGGAGCTTCTGTTCGACCTTCGCAATTCGGGGTTGATTATACTATTAATGGTGAAAAGTTTAGAGTTGAGTTAACTAATTACAAGGAGTAA
- a CDS encoding immunity protein YezG family protein, with amino-acid sequence MKTERMEELYREIANILNNMVPEEWQKIHVYAEVREGYASVFFYYYPIGVNTPMYSLDITDRFIVNDEYFSGLDHQLYDAFRKLLSEFKLQEQQAWTNLTLTLYSDGNFKINYEYDDVAQISPVEKKEKWKIKYLNL; translated from the coding sequence ATGAAAACTGAAAGAATGGAAGAGTTATACCGTGAAATAGCTAATATTTTAAATAATATGGTACCCGAAGAATGGCAAAAAATACATGTGTATGCAGAGGTAAGGGAAGGTTATGCCAGTGTGTTCTTTTACTACTATCCAATTGGGGTTAATACTCCAATGTATTCTTTAGATATAACAGATAGATTTATTGTCAACGATGAATATTTTTCGGGTCTTGATCATCAACTTTATGATGCCTTTAGAAAACTTCTATCAGAATTTAAATTGCAAGAGCAACAAGCATGGACCAATTTAACATTAACATTGTATTCTGATGGGAACTTTAAAATTAACTATGAATATGATGACGTTGCGCAAATAAGTCCTGTAGAAAAAAAAGAAAAATGGAAAATTAAATATTTGAATTTGTAA
- a CDS encoding hemagglutinin repeat-containing protein: MNAGYNKANGEVKENAETHIASTITAKDTLTTKSGQDTNIIGSKLEGNTVKMEVGKDLNIESLQDKETYDEKNNSSGFNFSVEVSQPKGKPATYENAGITGGKNKGKTNSTYESVTDQAGIYAGKGGFDIEVGKNTDLKGAVIASEADASKNKLSTDTLTYSDIENKAEYSSSSSGFNFDSKGEIPITPSQGMPANGEAESTTKSAIAEGTIEIRSNENQNISDLSRNTQEALNKLEKIFDAKTVKEQQELADLFGEVAFKAVGDIADRNWKNAKTPEEKAKWAEGGEYKILLHTLVGRMMSEFAGNGFKSGAISAGISQALQNQLSKIEDKGLRLIAGGLVAGTVNKVLGLKPEVGSSIAISGIKNNDYCHRPTTEGSYIFVEGQGYFIIENGIDVYMQGDVPPAGAVVWYQDYDNQDYGNEFIKGDGGINLSDTYFQWEERTIIAGAGMAQQYVKIHVAVDDNENDISVNGMPLISPDDYGEYQRALDLYNYYGGTSMDAKAGMILLEGGASLTGNGTKVIDGMRIIEGKVGGKIPLDDFIKIRSQSIHNGEAELMTLGKYTNGTDSYISVAGENSTYFDLGTKWENVRNRYNLTNNEMFEYFNKPALDDAISNGKVIQFSHNPELPAYENSFLAQEWKYLKDKYGYQSLKKEGDVWIAR; the protein is encoded by the coding sequence ATCAATGCAGGCTATAACAAAGCAAACGGCGAAGTAAAAGAAAACGCAGAAACACACATAGCAAGCACAATCACAGCAAAAGACACACTCACCACAAAATCCGGACAAGACACCAACATCATAGGCAGCAAACTTGAAGGCAATACCGTAAAAATGGAAGTTGGTAAAGACCTAAATATCGAAAGCCTTCAAGATAAAGAAACCTATGACGAAAAGAATAATAGCAGTGGCTTTAATTTTAGCGTAGAGGTATCACAGCCAAAAGGAAAGCCAGCTACCTATGAAAATGCAGGAATCACAGGCGGTAAAAATAAAGGCAAGACAAACTCCACCTACGAAAGCGTAACCGACCAAGCCGGCATCTACGCAGGTAAAGGTGGCTTCGATATTGAAGTTGGCAAAAATACTGACTTAAAAGGTGCAGTCATTGCAAGTGAAGCGGATGCGAGTAAAAATAAACTTAGCACGGATACGCTGACTTATTCTGATATAGAAAATAAGGCGGAATATAGTTCAAGTAGTAGTGGATTTAACTTTGATTCAAAAGGTGAAATTCCAATCACCCCTAGCCAAGGAATGCCTGCAAATGGAGAAGCAGAATCAACAACAAAATCTGCAATAGCCGAAGGAACAATCGAAATACGAAGCAACGAAAATCAAAATATTAGTGATTTAAGCAGAAATACACAAGAAGCACTTAATAAACTAGAAAAAATCTTTGACGCAAAAACAGTAAAAGAACAGCAAGAACTAGCAGATTTATTTGGTGAAGTCGCATTTAAAGCAGTAGGAGATATCGCAGATAGAAATTGGAAAAATGCAAAAACACCAGAAGAAAAAGCGAAATGGGCAGAAGGCGGGGAATACAAAATCCTCCTACATACACTTGTAGGAAGAATGATGTCTGAATTTGCTGGGAATGGATTTAAGTCTGGAGCAATAAGTGCAGGAATAAGCCAAGCATTGCAAAACCAACTATCTAAAATAGAAGATAAAGGTCTTAGGCTAATTGCAGGAGGTCTAGTCGCAGGAACGGTCAATAAGGTACTAGGATTAAAACCGGAAGTTGGGTCAAGTATAGCGATAAGTGGCATAAAAAATAATGATTATTGCCATAGACCAACAACAGAAGGGTCATATATATTTGTAGAAGGACAAGGATATTTTATAATAGAAAATGGTATAGATGTATATATGCAAGGGGATGTTCCGCCAGCAGGAGCAGTTGTTTGGTATCAAGACTATGACAATCAAGACTATGGAAATGAGTTTATAAAAGGTGATGGAGGAATAAATCTTAGCGACACATATTTTCAATGGGAAGAAAGAACAATAATTGCCGGAGCAGGAATGGCACAACAATATGTAAAAATACATGTTGCTGTAGATGATAACGAAAATGATATTTCGGTAAATGGTATGCCACTAATAAGTCCAGATGATTATGGGGAATATCAAAGAGCTTTAGATTTATACAATTACTATGGTGGAACAAGTATGGATGCTAAGGCAGGTATGATACTTCTTGAGGGCGGTGCTAGTTTAACTGGAAATGGAACAAAAGTAATTGATGGAATGAGAATTATTGAGGGAAAAGTAGGAGGAAAAATACCCTTAGATGATTTCATAAAAATTAGAAGTCAATCAATTCATAATGGAGAGGCTGAATTAATGACTCTTGGTAAGTATACAAATGGAACAGATTCATATATATCGGTAGCAGGAGAAAATTCAACATATTTTGATTTGGGAACTAAATGGGAAAACGTAAGAAATAGATATAACCTAACGAATAATGAAATGTTTGAATATTTTAATAAGCCTGCACTTGATGACGCAATTAGTAATGGTAAGGTAATTCAATTTTCTCATAATCCAGAATTACCAGCATATGAGAATAGTTTCTTGGCACAAGAGTGGAAATATTTAAAAGATAAATATGGTTATCAATCTTTAAAAAAAGAAGGAGATGTGTGGATTGCAAGATAA
- a CDS encoding IS3 family transposase: protein MSNYFVNIFILSLLIPVISANFLSGIIVRPFSIWWTQKYACYAYRDLLKHHHIQQSMSRRGNPYNNAVAENFFNCLKCEFVYLQRFSTRQAEQTAIFRYIETYYNSVRSHSGIGWISPNDFEKFILSNSVA, encoded by the coding sequence TTGTCTAATTATTTTGTTAATATATTTATTTTATCTTTATTAATACCTGTTATTTCTGCTAATTTTCTTAGTGGTATAATTGTGCGCCCTTTCTCGATTTGGTGGACACAAAAGTATGCTTGTTATGCTTATAGAGACCTTTTAAAGCATCATCATATTCAACAAAGCATGTCTAGGCGTGGTAATCCTTATAATAATGCTGTTGCTGAGAATTTCTTTAATTGCTTAAAATGTGAATTTGTTTATTTGCAGCGTTTTTCTACTCGTCAAGCTGAGCAGACAGCTATTTTTCGATATATTGAAACGTACTATAATTCTGTTCGTTCTCATAGTGGTATAGGTTGGATATCTCCAAATGATTTCGAAAAATTTATCTTATCAAACTCAGTAGCTTGA
- a CDS encoding WG repeat-containing protein yields the protein MLFWNQGIRFLLGVVALGCLMFYPEVSFAAENGENIVQQSTNNEIFLAKVKENGKWGYIDQTGRSIIPIVFNDVGDFSSGIAKVKLNGKYGYYNKTGKEIIPAIYDELGDIEGGMIWAKLKGKYGYFDTLGQLVIPFEFDDFVGFNDDLFLLKKNKDWQYYNKTGQKAFEGTYKNASFFYNGLASVSQDDKYGYINKKGEIVIPYQYKSANRFSEGLAAVRENGKWGVINKEGKMVIKPQFSAWIYNFEDGIATIKDGGKYKYIDKKGELLCEADFDEVYPFNGEIAEVRKKVSKFCWGGFLLTVAMGSIVDHPAPNTSVRRIEIDQNDLTTQKQKRGYIDKKGDFVISTKNDQVDKFHEGIVRVVTDGKSGYMNIKGEYIIPAQYDAILGFSEGVVGASKDKKWGYVDLKGNEVIPFKYDMVSDFSEGLAAVKVLDKWACINKEGTQIVRLKYNAINGFSEGVTTAKINNAWVILDTAGNIIMSENAAIEDMTYSKNGLIQFKENKKWGYMNYQGDKVIEAKYDSVTDFLKS from the coding sequence TTGTTATTTTGGAATCAGGGGATTAGGTTTTTATTAGGTGTTGTTGCATTAGGCTGTTTAATGTTTTATCCAGAAGTTAGCTTTGCAGCTGAGAATGGAGAAAATATAGTTCAGCAGTCAACTAATAATGAAATTTTCCTTGCAAAAGTTAAGGAAAATGGTAAATGGGGCTACATTGACCAAACGGGAAGGTCCATTATCCCAATTGTTTTTAATGATGTGGGTGATTTTTCATCTGGAATAGCAAAAGTTAAATTGAACGGTAAGTATGGATATTATAATAAGACAGGAAAAGAAATTATTCCAGCAATTTACGATGAGTTGGGTGATATAGAGGGAGGAATGATTTGGGCAAAACTCAAAGGAAAATACGGTTATTTTGATACGCTGGGACAGCTAGTAATTCCTTTTGAATTTGATGATTTTGTAGGTTTTAACGATGACCTATTTCTTTTAAAGAAAAATAAAGATTGGCAGTATTATAATAAAACTGGTCAAAAAGCTTTTGAGGGAACATATAAGAATGCTTCTTTTTTTTATAATGGTTTAGCGTCGGTTTCACAAGATGATAAATATGGCTACATAAATAAAAAAGGTGAAATAGTCATTCCTTATCAATATAAGTCCGCGAATCGTTTTAGTGAAGGGCTAGCAGCTGTTAGAGAAAATGGTAAGTGGGGTGTTATTAATAAAGAGGGTAAAATGGTAATAAAACCACAATTCAGTGCATGGATTTATAACTTTGAAGATGGGATTGCAACGATAAAAGATGGTGGAAAATATAAATATATAGATAAAAAAGGTGAACTGCTTTGCGAGGCAGATTTTGATGAAGTATATCCTTTTAATGGTGAAATTGCTGAGGTTAGGAAAAAGGTAAGCAAGTTTTGTTGGGGCGGTTTTTTACTGACTGTAGCAATGGGAAGTATCGTTGATCATCCAGCACCTAATACTAGCGTAAGAAGAATTGAAATTGACCAAAATGATTTAACAACGCAGAAACAAAAACGCGGGTATATAGATAAAAAAGGTGATTTTGTTATATCAACAAAGAATGATCAGGTGGATAAATTTCATGAGGGTATAGTGCGAGTAGTTACTGATGGAAAAAGTGGCTATATGAATATAAAAGGAGAATATATAATTCCTGCCCAATATGATGCGATATTAGGGTTTTCCGAGGGTGTAGTAGGGGCAAGTAAGGATAAAAAATGGGGATATGTAGACTTAAAGGGAAATGAAGTAATTCCTTTTAAATATGATATGGTTTCTGATTTTAGTGAAGGGCTTGCAGCAGTTAAGGTACTGGACAAATGGGCATGTATTAATAAAGAGGGAACTCAGATTGTTCGTTTAAAATACAATGCCATTAATGGATTTTCTGAAGGGGTGACTACTGCAAAGATAAATAATGCTTGGGTTATTCTTGATACAGCAGGTAATATAATAATGTCAGAAAATGCAGCGATTGAAGATATGACATATTCTAAAAATGGTTTGATTCAATTTAAAGAAAATAAAAAATGGGGTTATATGAATTATCAAGGCGACAAGGTAATTGAAGCAAAATATGATTCTGTTACAGATTTCTTGAAAAGTTAA
- a CDS encoding Lrp/AsnC family transcriptional regulator, translating to MNDKTINLDSTDIQIIDCLKMNSRMQLKDISELVHLSAPAVAARIDKLESTGVIKHFTIEIDESKLNNSIQCFIILFMKNLDHLGLQKLIKSHYTIKEAHKISGHGCYLLKVHAKNQEELNALLDQLSLYGTYQLNISISKIK from the coding sequence ATGAATGATAAAACCATAAACTTAGATTCTACGGATATCCAAATCATTGATTGCCTAAAAATGAATTCTAGAATGCAATTAAAAGACATTTCAGAGCTAGTTCATCTATCCGCTCCCGCGGTAGCAGCTAGAATTGATAAACTAGAATCAACTGGCGTCATCAAACATTTTACTATTGAGATTGATGAATCAAAACTAAATAATTCAATACAATGTTTTATTATTCTCTTTATGAAAAACCTCGACCACCTTGGCTTGCAAAAACTAATCAAATCCCATTACACAATAAAAGAAGCCCATAAAATAAGTGGTCATGGCTGCTATCTATTAAAAGTACATGCAAAAAACCAAGAGGAACTCAATGCCCTACTAGATCAACTTTCCCTTTATGGGACGTATCAACTTAATATTTCTATTAGTAAAATTAAATAA
- a CDS encoding isochorismatase family cysteine hydrolase, with product MDNNVLLLIDFQREYNTKGRPFYIKEIEESLKNAQSVLHYARKNKWTIIHVKHYNDLEFKNTEVFLKGNKYAEYIDEFIPLKTEAEFGKNNYSCFSNEEFTGFLEKYKSAKIFVVGYNSRMCVLSTIIEGYHKGYKFYLVHDSSNAKADMIYTEKEIHGVMTSVLATFSQVVSTKEIVK from the coding sequence ATGGATAATAATGTTTTATTGCTTATTGATTTTCAAAGAGAATATAATACCAAAGGACGCCCGTTCTATATCAAAGAGATTGAGGAAAGTTTAAAAAATGCACAAAGTGTTTTACATTACGCTAGGAAAAATAAATGGACGATTATTCACGTAAAACATTATAATGATTTAGAATTCAAAAATACAGAAGTTTTTTTAAAAGGGAATAAGTATGCAGAATATATAGATGAATTTATTCCCTTGAAAACAGAAGCTGAATTTGGAAAAAATAATTATTCTTGTTTTTCAAATGAAGAGTTTACGGGGTTTCTAGAAAAATATAAATCGGCAAAAATTTTTGTTGTTGGTTACAATTCAAGAATGTGTGTGCTTTCAACAATTATAGAAGGGTATCATAAAGGGTATAAGTTCTATTTGGTGCATGATAGTTCAAATGCAAAGGCGGATATGATATATACAGAAAAAGAAATACATGGAGTAATGACTTCTGTATTAGCTACTTTTTCGCAGGTTGTTTCAACAAAAGAAATAGTAAAATAG
- a CDS encoding glucosaminidase domain-containing protein, whose translation MNILYILFKNYLLYIISLCLVILFIFSIFFYAIVSSPYIGITSVKENLEITNNKIATLTVELRSLAKQVQKKKNSLTNLYVDFFCARGKLTIQTIVTPESTRLRFCDAELNSKIYRAKPKTSRNYQRYSPETFDITSLSAITAFELNYVLKNTPMQGLGESFINAELDTGINAVFLAAIAIHESNWGKSTLATERNNLFGFAAYTSTSENAIAFASKADAIAYVAQFLRTHYIDGDYYRGHTIRDVNELYAADKNWSIQIFSTMQKIDEILQNNDFSTI comes from the coding sequence ATGAACATACTATACATACTATTTAAAAATTATTTACTTTACATAATATCATTATGCCTAGTAATTTTATTTATATTTAGTATATTTTTTTATGCCATTGTTTCATCGCCTTATATAGGTATAACCTCAGTAAAAGAAAACCTTGAAATTACAAATAATAAAATCGCGACTCTTACCGTTGAACTTAGAAGTTTAGCAAAGCAAGTCCAAAAAAAGAAAAATTCTCTGACCAATTTATACGTAGATTTTTTTTGTGCGCGCGGCAAGCTGACTATCCAGACAATCGTCACCCCTGAAAGCACACGTCTTCGATTTTGTGATGCTGAATTGAACTCAAAAATCTATCGTGCTAAGCCAAAAACTAGTCGAAACTACCAACGTTACTCACCAGAAACCTTTGATATTACTTCCCTCTCAGCAATAACCGCATTTGAATTAAACTATGTTTTGAAAAATACTCCTATGCAAGGATTAGGAGAGTCGTTTATTAATGCCGAATTAGATACGGGAATCAATGCTGTTTTCTTAGCTGCAATTGCAATTCACGAATCAAACTGGGGAAAATCCACACTAGCAACAGAGCGTAATAATTTATTTGGCTTTGCAGCTTATACAAGTACTTCTGAAAATGCAATCGCATTTGCCTCTAAAGCAGATGCTATTGCTTATGTCGCACAATTTCTACGCACACATTATATCGACGGAGACTACTATCGTGGTCACACGATTCGTGATGTTAATGAACTTTACGCCGCTGATAAAAACTGGTCAATTCAAATATTTTCTACAATGCAAAAAATAGATGAAATATTGCAAAATAACGATTTCTCAACTATATAA
- the serC gene encoding 3-phosphoserine/phosphohydroxythreonine transaminase: protein MNNRIFNFNAGPAVLPLEVLQEAQAELLNFQNTGMSIMEISHRSKPYEAVHNQAIADIKELMKLGDDYEVLFIQGGASMQFDMIPMNFLTAGKIGNYVVSGSFAKKALKEGKLFGATHIAASSEESNFTYIPKQEDIKLSDNAAYLHICYNNTIFGTEWKYVPETNGVPLIADMSSDMLSRPVDFSKFSMIYAGAQKNLGPSGVCLVVIRKSMIENLPENIAAMLRYDTYAKNNSLYNTPPAFGIYMLGKVVRWIKNNGGLEVMAKRNAEKAAIIYDAIDNSNGFYRGHAQKESRSFMNATFRLPTEELEKQFITEATEKGLGGLKGHRSVGGLRASIYNAMPKAGCQALADFMVEFQRKNS, encoded by the coding sequence TTGAATAATCGTATTTTTAATTTCAACGCTGGTCCAGCAGTTCTACCGCTTGAAGTTCTTCAAGAGGCACAGGCTGAATTATTAAACTTTCAAAATACAGGCATGTCCATTATGGAAATCAGTCACCGTTCCAAACCATATGAAGCTGTACATAATCAAGCAATTGCCGATATCAAAGAATTGATGAAACTTGGTGATGACTACGAAGTGTTATTCATCCAAGGCGGCGCAAGTATGCAATTTGATATGATTCCAATGAACTTTTTAACAGCAGGAAAAATTGGGAACTACGTAGTTTCCGGCTCCTTTGCCAAAAAAGCCTTGAAAGAAGGAAAACTTTTTGGTGCAACACACATTGCCGCTTCCAGTGAAGAATCAAACTTCACTTATATTCCAAAACAAGAAGATATCAAATTAAGCGATAACGCAGCTTATCTTCATATCTGCTATAACAATACAATTTTTGGTACGGAATGGAAATACGTTCCTGAAACAAACGGTGTTCCATTAATTGCAGATATGTCCTCTGATATGCTTTCTCGTCCGGTTGATTTTTCAAAATTCTCCATGATTTATGCTGGCGCACAAAAAAATCTTGGGCCTTCCGGTGTTTGTTTAGTTGTAATTCGTAAATCAATGATTGAAAACTTGCCAGAAAATATTGCAGCAATGCTTCGTTATGATACTTATGCAAAAAATAATTCCCTTTATAACACACCCCCAGCATTTGGTATCTATATGCTTGGCAAAGTAGTTCGCTGGATTAAAAACAACGGCGGCCTTGAAGTTATGGCAAAACGCAATGCAGAAAAAGCTGCTATTATTTACGATGCTATCGATAACAGTAATGGGTTCTATCGCGGACATGCGCAAAAAGAGAGCCGCTCTTTCATGAATGCTACCTTCCGCTTACCAACGGAAGAATTAGAAAAACAATTTATTACCGAAGCGACTGAAAAAGGTCTAGGCGGTTTGAAAGGTCATCGTTCCGTAGGCGGACTTCGCGCTTCTATTTACAACGCAATGCCAAAAGCCGGCTGTCAAGCATTAGCTGATTTCATGGTAGAATTTCAGCGTAAAAACAGCTAA